In the genome of Apostichopus japonicus isolate 1M-3 chromosome 15, ASM3797524v1, whole genome shotgun sequence, one region contains:
- the LOC139980754 gene encoding uncharacterized protein: protein MICITAHAILVLLTLGQGSWGCRGLCDFSSEYFCSFSVAMSFQEFVELGKTLGFEGKDLNEFAETKSNGAREERVLEREHARELKELELRIAEENATRHSVSSSSVQEFYRKRPDLPAFDEKCDDIDSYLRRFERFMTSLEIPKTQWAVLLSSVLTGKALSVYSRLPDEHVKDYDRLKSSLLRKYDLNGEGFRRKFRYSRPEGGETYLQFVERMKGFLTRWVELTNTTKSYEGLCGLMLKEQLFNGFNRDLGVFVKERQPKSLEDVAKLADQYIEAHGKNWGKKVDKRPAAVNAKSSQAEQNDQSKDWAKSKRCYTCNEYGHVSRDCRAQRNNPPRGRGNFERAAGCENPNAQDKQNSKKRDESAGACQAHRGHEPMGAQNLPVISAVCVNENMPVMEGLLEGHRTMVLRDTGCSRVVVRRKFVDESKFTGENRRCVLLDGTIRDVPVARVLLDSPFYVGEVEALVMNSPIYDVILGNIEGVRGSIDPNPKWQPSSRLQAEESLSESISGAVQTRGQKAKRERPLSPLKTSGKFFENGLTREDLSKEQREEAEFLKFFSDAKEAKVRLQEVVMKLLSK from the coding sequence ATGATATGTATTACAGCACATGCTATATTGGTTCTCTTGACGTTAGGTCAAGGGAGTTGGGGGTGCCGAGGTTTATGTGATTTCAGTAGTGAATATTTTTGTAGCTTTTCTGTAGCCATGAGTTTTCAGGAATTCGTAGAATTAGGAAAGACACTGGGCTTCGAAGGAAAAGACCTTAATGAATTTGCTGAAACAAAGTCAAATGGGGCAAGGGAAGAAAGAGTACTTGAGAGAGAGCATGCTAGGGAATTAAAAGAATTAGAGCTGAGAATTGCTGAAGAAAATGCTACACGACATTCTGTCAGTTCAAGTTCTGTTCAAGAATTTTATCGCAAACGACCGGATTTGCCGGCGTTTGATGAAAAGTGTGACGACATAGACTCGTATCTAAGACGATTCGAGAGATTTATGACATCTCTCGAAATTCCTAAAACGCAATGGGCAGTTTTGCTTAGCTCTGTCCTCACAGGGAAAGCGTTGTCAGTATATTCTCGCTTACCAGACGAGCATGTTAAGGATTACGACAGATTAAAGTCATCATTGCTCAGAAAGTATGATTTGAACGGAGAGGGTTTTCGTAGGAAATTCAGGTATTCTAGACCGGAAGGTGGTGAGACCTACCTTCAGTTTGTGGAGAGAATGAAAGGGTTTTTGACTAGGTGGGTGGAGTTAACTAATACCACTAAGTCTTACGAAGGGTTGTGTGGCTTGATGCTAAAGGAACAGCTTTTCAATGGGTTCAATAGAGATCTAGGTGTGTTTGTAAAAGAGAGACAGCCAAAAAGCCTAGAGGACGTAGCAAAATTGGCCGATCAGTACATTGAAGCTCATGGGAAGAATTGGGGTAAAAAGGTTGACAAAAGGCCTGCCGCGGTAAATGCGAAGAGTTCGCAAGCCGAACAAAATGATCAGTCTAAAGATTGGGCTAAGAGTAAAAGGTGTTATACTTGTAATGAATACGGTCACGTGTCCCGCGACTGTAGAGCGCAAAGGAATAATCCGCCAAGGGGTCGTGGTAATTTTGAGAGGGCGGCCGGTTGCGAAAATCCTAATGCGCAGGACAAGCAAAACTCTAAAAAGCGCGATGAAAGCGCGGGCGCATGCCAAGCTCATAGAGGTCATGAACCAATGGGGGCACAAAATTTGCCAGTTATAAGCGCGGTTTGTGTAAATGAAAATATGCCAGTAATGGAGGGGTTATTGGAAGGTCACAGGACGATGGTGCTCAGGGACACCGGCTGTAGCAGGGTGGTCGTTAGAAGAAAGTTTGTGGATGAAAGTAAATTTACGGGCGAAAATAGGCGTTGTGTATTGCTCGATGGTACGATTCGCGATGTGCCAGTCGCTAGAGTGTTGTTGGACTCTCCTTTTTATGTTGGGGAGGTGGAGGCTCTTGTCATGAACAGCCCAATTTACGATGTAATCTTAGGTAATATAGAGGGCGTAAGAGGGTCCATTGACCCCAACCCAAAATGGCAGCCTTCTTCGAGGCTACAAGCTGAAGAGTCGCTGTCAGAATCCATTAGTGGTGCAGTTCAAACTAGAGGTCAAAAGGCAAAAAGGGAAAGACCTTTATCGCCACTTAAGACTTCGGGGAAGTTTTTTGAAAATGGTTTGACAAGGGAGGATCTTTCAAAAGAACAACGAGAAGAGGCGgaatttctcaaatttttcAGTGATGCTAAAGAGGCCAAAGTCAGATTACAAGAGGTGGTAATGAAACTTCTTTCGAAGTGA